From Gemmatimonadota bacterium:
AAGGAGATTTTATGTCTGACCGTCCAAATATTCTGATGATTATGTCCGATGAGCACGACCCGGCAGTGATGGGGTGTTATGGGGATTCTATTGTGCAAACGCCGCATATGGATCGGCTGGCAGAAGAGGGTATTGTATTTGATGCGGCTTATACGACTTCACCGCTTTGCGCGCCTGCGCGTGCGAGTTTTACGGCGGTGCAATACGTGAGTCGCTGTGGGGTGTGGACCAATGATTGTCAGTTGCCTTCTGACGATTATCCTTCGCTGCCTCACGCGCTGAATGCGGTGGGCTATGAATGCTGGCTGGGTGGCAAGATGCATTTTGCGGGTGCGCATCGCTATGGTTTTCGCGATGTTTATCCCGGTGCGAATCAGGGTGACAGGAGTGGGAAGGGCGGGCGGCGGGCGTTCGATGATCTGAGTGAGTCGGGTTTCGGTTGGGAAGGGCGGGTGGCGGCTTTTAAGACGGCTGATACATCGCCCGTTTTGGAGAGGGACCGCAAGGTGACGGCGGAGTGCAGTGCGTTTTTGCAGAATCGGTCGGCGGATGATAAGCCGTTCTTTTTGCTGGCAGGTTATGTGGCACCGCATTTTCCGTTGACTATTCCAGAAGAATATTATGCGCCTTACAAAGACAGGGTACCCATGCCCGAGATTCCCGAGGGCTTTTTGGAGACGTTGCCGACCAATTACAAGCATTTGCGAGCCGGATTTGGGGTGACAAAGGCGACGCCCGAGCAGACGAAGTTGGGGCGGGAGCTTTACTGGGGTTTTGTGAATTGGCTGGACGATGAGATCGGCAAGTTGCTCGCTGCGCTCAATGATTCCGAAGTGGCGGATAATACGATTGTGATTTACTGCACGGATCACGGC
This genomic window contains:
- a CDS encoding sulfatase-like hydrolase/transferase, translated to MSDRPNILMIMSDEHDPAVMGCYGDSIVQTPHMDRLAEEGIVFDAAYTTSPLCAPARASFTAVQYVSRCGVWTNDCQLPSDDYPSLPHALNAVGYECWLGGKMHFAGAHRYGFRDVYPGANQGDRSGKGGRRAFDDLSESGFGWEGRVAAFKTADTSPVLERDRKVTAECSAFLQNRSADDKPFFLLAGYVAPHFPLTIPEEYYAPYKDRVPMPEIPEGFLETLPTNYKHLRAGFGVTKATPEQTKLGRELYWGFVNWLDDEIGKLLAALNDSEVADNTIVIYCTDHGENKGDHGLWWKNNMYEHASRTPLIVSFPKRWAGGQRRTGVCSLVDLAQTIAEVGGAERSEDWDGESLLNYLDDGNSDWRDIAVSEYYAHNIASGMMMIRQGPWKYVYHARFDEVHGPERELYNLEEDAGEFNNLADDPAQADRIAQLHDLLARELRRDPEAAEAQSRADLAKGY